The DNA window TGGATCTTTTCCTGGCAGCATCTGTTATGTATGTTGGAAGAGTATCCATAGACAGTGATGTCAGGCCACCAAATGAACTGCTTCTCTTTAGATTCATTTTGACTGTAGATTTCTAGTattaaaaaattgcaaaaaaaataatgttaaagaAATCTTCAAAAGTTCATCAAGCCACTAAAATCAATTCTACTCATGAAAATAGCAACCTGTGGGTTTTCTGGACTCCTGCGGCGTGGCTGTAGTGCAGATGTGTGCAGCTGGAAGGGTTTACACTGAGTGACATCTCTCCTCTCAGCTGTCTCCATTGCCTTCTGTTGAAAGGCCTGGTAGAGCTTGTCAAAGTCAGGCACGGCAGCGTTAGTTTTAGGTCTGAAGGACAGCTTCTGGTCCAAGTAACCCAGCATCTTGTTTTTGCTCTTCTGAGCACTGCAGCTTTGGCTATCTGGACTGGCTTCCTTCCTTTTAATGGGTGCTGAGGAAGCTTTCAGAGTCTCCTGAGCTCTCAGATGAATGCGAATCttcctttgctgctcctgttcTGAACCACCATCACATCAATACAGTTTTAGGGTGAAATACGGGTGAGTGCATTATggcttattttaattaaattaaaattaaatgtacattctcaaattaaaaatgtatgatcAATTAAATATGTCACATATGGTGTTTCGTACATGCATACACTAAACTGgttaaaagtttggaataattaaaatgtttgtttgtttttttttgaaagaagaatTCTGCATTTACTTGGTCAAACAttaagtaaaaacattaaaaataactttaatattttaatatattttaaaatgttatttattcctctggtggcaaagctgaattttcagcatcattactctagtctccATAATCtatcaaaaatcattctaatattctttTGAGCCATAGTGCGAGAATATAAAATActatattatacattattttgcttaaaaatattcataaaaatggCACCTTTCAACTGTTCAGGAAACTTGGGGTCTGAGACTGCTTTGGGTATAGGTTTCCTCATACAAACTGCTTGTGTTTTTTCACTTTTATCCTCCTTCAGCCTCTCTTGCTTCTTCTCCTCCCTCTTGTCGAACCTGAAGGGCTTCTGCATGGTCAAGAGGAAATTTCTCCTCAGCTCACGACCTTCCTTCCTCAAGCGCTCTTGTTCATGGATGAGGTCATTATAAAGTGGCTTAGAGACGTGCTCAGGGACGGGAGCAACACGAAACTGTTTCTGACACTCAACCAGTTCTGCCTCCTCTTTGGCTTTCTGTGAATCTTGGGGGAGAGGCttcctctgtctctctgtcaCTGTTCCCTGAGGATTCGTTCCAGTAGATCTTGGTGGCTTGATTCCACTTGTGGTAAAATTCCGCAAAATCACCTTTGAACTGAAAACAATAATGGAAGATGTATGTTTCAAGACAAACATCGTTAACACATCTAAGATATGAATTACCTGCGGTGTTTGCGGTTCTCAGAGTTTCGGCCATCATGATCGCTGATGCTCTGCTGCAGTATATTGGTTTTAAGTATCCACTCAGTGCTGCTGGTGAGCAGTGAGTTCTGCAGGACCCTCTTCTCCAGCCCAGCCTGGTGTTGAAGCTCCAAATTCGCCAGCTGCTGCTTGCGTTTGGCCTTCAGAGCCTCCAACTGCACCTCAAGAGATATTTCAGACTTCTTTTTGTCCTCTTTGAAGGACAGCAGACTTTCTGAAACGTGCACATTGTCTCCCTCTTCAGATCTAGAGAAATCTAAAGTGGGAGAGATCTGGGTGGACAATATGTATTTAGTTTGTTAGTTGGATTGATTGATTTGTTTAACTAAAGGAGATGAAAGAGCGATGTCTGAAACTTTGTATTATGAGCATTTCTCATGTTTATTGCCTCTTTAAGATGAATCACTCCTCATTTGTAAGCTGCTTTGAataagtgtctgctaaatgaataataaatgaaactGTCAGTCATGAATATCtgtaattttgtaattaaagggttagttcaccccaaaatgaaaataatgtcatttattactcaccctcatgt is part of the Chanodichthys erythropterus isolate Z2021 chromosome 18, ASM2448905v1, whole genome shotgun sequence genome and encodes:
- the fam161b gene encoding protein FAM161B — its product is MDQMTMISPTLDFSRSEEGDNVHVSESLLSFKEDKKKSEISLEVQLEALKAKRKQQLANLELQHQAGLEKRVLQNSLLTSSTEWILKTNILQQSISDHDGRNSENRKHRSSKVILRNFTTSGIKPPRSTGTNPQGTVTERQRKPLPQDSQKAKEEAELVECQKQFRVAPVPEHVSKPLYNDLIHEQERLRKEGRELRRNFLLTMQKPFRFDKREEKKQERLKEDKSEKTQAVCMRKPIPKAVSDPKFPEQLKEQEQQRKIRIHLRAQETLKASSAPIKRKEASPDSQSCSAQKSKNKMLGYLDQKLSFRPKTNAAVPDFDKLYQAFQQKAMETAERRDVTQCKPFQLHTSALQPRRRSPENPQKSTVKMNLKRSSSFGGLTSLSMDTLPTYITDAARKRSMAVRRSLELKDLKEQENAEWMKQHRIKSQAMSRAVAMRAKAMDPHKSLKEVYQEKLKQHRQADLERMKDYQKELKEIKSRVTARPYLFEQVSQENAKNNVERRYKNTLEQAGLDENFVRSKGESSKANHVDNDSVNEDHYSTESETQKSAGSGENSVTNEEEKEGNVETKEEDLC